AGGTCACAGAAATTAGCAGAGGAGTCCAACAAGTCTTGCATGGTTGTCACCTACGACCTAGCCATAGCAAAAATAGCTTTGCAAATACAAGCCCAGGAAAAGCCGTTATTTGACAATCTCTTCATTTCACTTGGGTCATTCCATGTGGAGAAAGCATATTTTTGTGTCATGGGAAGCTGATCGCTGAATCTGGTGCCCGCACATATTGAATGAGTGCGGTGCACTAGCAGTGGGCTCTATAAACGGATTTATCAAAGGAAAGCATTACAACCGCTGCAAGAGAATTCACGAACTGCTTGCGGTTTCTCTGGAAATACTCTTTTTTGAATGGTTTCAAAAAAGCCAAAACAACCCTGACATAGTACCAGTGCTTCAGAATGAGCTAAAATGCATCAGTGATTCTCCAGATATCAACAAATACCAACATTCAAAGGAAGGAAACGACATATTGGAAAGATACAGAGACTTCTATGAAAAAACACTGGCCGGGGACAATGGAAAAACTGCACAGTTTTGGTGTAGCTACATCAGCCTGATGCACCTGTACCACAGATACAGCCGCAGTGTCAGAACCGGAGACTTGGAGGTACACAAACACATTGCTGCAAATGGCAAACTATTTCTTCGCCTTGAACCATCACAACTATGCCCGCTGGACAGTAAAGTATCACGATAATCTACTGAAGCTTAAAGAAACACATCCAGAAATCTATGAAGAATTCAAAGACGGACTGTTTTCTGTTAAGAGAACCAAGAAGCCATTCTCTGGAAGTCCAATTGATCTGACATTGGAGCAAACTATAAACAAGGATGCTGCCAGCCAGCGGATTGGAATTGCGCAATGACAAACTCCATATCTGCAAGGCAAAGATGGGCCGAATCTCATTTCATTCGGACATCCATTCTGTCACATGTATTTCAAGAAGCTGGCATGCATAAAAAAGAAGATGTAACACATGGGCTGAAGAAGCATGCAATTAGGAAGGACAACAAAACAGTCAAGGACATAATCTACATGATAAAAGAAACAATGAATCCATTCACTGAAGACATAGACTCCAAACATCTGTACAATATTGGGACTGGAAAAACTGCTCCAGAGGAAGTAGAAAGCTTTCTCCTCAATGTCAGGGAAGCAGGTGAAGTCCAGAGAAAGAAGTTCATGAATGAGTGCCGCCAAGAGCCTGGAAGGTTTCTAGCAAAGATTACTCGGCAAGAGGTGTCAACATTTGCAACTGCAGGaacaaaatcaaagaaaacaGATGTAAAAAGAGTGGCAGCATGTATGGTCCGTGACTTGTTTGGTAGCATTCTGTATGCTTCAGTAGAGAAACGCATCGACTTAGCAGAAGTGCTAAAATATCCTCTGACACCTGTACCATTATCACTCTGTCATGTGGATGGTACAATGCTGAAAACACCAAAATCGGCTCTGATGCAATATCTTGAGAACAAGGTGAAATCAAACTCTCCGGAACACATCGATGTCACCATAATCGATGCATCATTTTACTTCCATCTATTGCCAGGTGCAGCCCTTCCCACGAAATTTGGTGGGATATCATGACACATTTTACGGAAAATCAAAAGACTGTGAAAGAGCTGCAAGGGATGGATCTGTTGATTCATTCAAAATAACAGGTGGCAATCAGAAAAGACCAGCCAATTGGATGAGTGCTTTACGCAAAGCAGGATTTAAAGAATCTCTGGTCAAGTACTTGGTTGCTAGTTGGTCAGATGATTGCAATGTGAAACACTTGGGAACCAAAACCTTGTATGCAAATGATGGCGACACCTGCTACAAATATGTGGTGGAAGGGAATTCGGTCATGAAATCAGAAGAATCAAGATACAGCAATGACCACGAAGAAGCAGACGCAAGAATGTTCTTCCATGTGCACAAGATAACTGGACAGAAAAACATAGTGATAAGAACGAATGACACTGACTGCTTAGTTATTGGTCTTGGATCTCAGTCAAACTTCTGTAATCACAAGGTTTGGATAGATGCAGGACTAGTCTCAAACAATACACGAAGGTACATCGACATGACCAAGCTTGCAGCAAACCTAGGCGAGTCATTGTGTTCAGCGATGCCCGCATACCATGCATTCACTGGCTGCGACTACACTGCAGCATTTTCCCGAAAAGGAAAAGTTCGGCCACTAAAGATCTTGGAGAAGAACGCCAATTTCCAGAACTCTTTCACAGCCTTAGGGAAGGAACAAACCATATCAGATGAAACTTTTTCATCAATTGAGAAGTTCACAGTTGAAATGTACGGTAAAAGGAAAAGTCAATTCATCAATGATATACGATTGGAATTATTCCTAGAACGGTACAAACCTTCTGGTAAATTGGATGTAGCGCGCATCAGCTGTTTGAAAAAAATGGACGGAAGCACCCTCCCACCGTGTCACAATGTCctgaagcagaaaataaagagagtaCACCTCATAGCTAACAGGTGGAATTCTGTTGACCTTGCTACTCAGAGTCCTATCTCGCCAACAGAGTCTGGATGGACTTTGGGATATGGTAGTTACCAGATTCTTTGGACAGAAGGTGACTTGTACCCCAAGACAATCGACGTGCTGCAGAATGACAAGGATGGCTCCGATGATGAAGATATTAATGACTGCACAGGTATGTACTTACTTTTAATGAATAATCGCAATATTAATCTATTTCATTATTACTGCTGTGTTAATTATGGCAGATAATTGAAGGCCATTGATAAACCCATTTTTCAGGATTGAACGTATAAGAAACTATAAAACAATCCAGAATTACAAATAACTCGTTAAAGTTACTTCACATATTAGCAAAAGTAGCATCCTCGGTTGATTTCAGTTAAAATAAAATTTTCTTCCAGATGACTTGGCAATGGAAAGTGACACTGATGCAGATGATACTACTGACGATGAAACTGAAAACAGCGAGTGACTGTAAAGACCAATGAATACACGTTAACATATTGAGAAACAAtatactcttgaaaaaatatatgtaaaatgtctTCCATACTCTATGCTATACTATATGCATCAGGTATTTCCAACGAATGCTAGTTTTTATGTCTGCCTTAGTTATGCTCCTTCTACCTATAGTAGAAATCTGAATCCTCTAGGAacagttttttgttgttgttatccttagGAACAAAGATATGCAAATTTGGGGGGTCAGCTCACCCTAACTCACCCCCCTTAAATCCTTAAATCAAGCCACTTTAAATGTCAGCATCAGTTTAACTATTTATTCTACCTATGGTAGAAATCTGAAAGTTGtaggaacatttttttttgttgttgttgttatccttagGAACAAAGAGATGTAAGTTTTGGGGGGTCAGCTGACATTAACTTACCACCCTTTAATCATGTCAGTTTatatgtcaatattagttaaACTATTTTCTCTACCTATGGTAAAAATCTGAATGTTGTACGaacagtttttgttgttgttgttgttatccttagGAACAAAGAGATGTAAATTTTGGGGGTCAGCTGACACTAACTTACCACCCTTTAATCATGTCAGTTaatatgtcaatattagttaaGCTACTTATTCTACCTATGGTAGAAATCTGAATGTTGTACgaacaatttattttattttacccctAGGAACTAAATGGGACACATTTTGGGGGTCAGCTGACTCCATCTTACCACCAGAAAAATAAGTCAGTTTTTACTCCAACATTACTTTTGTTACTTAAAGTAactatataataaatataaaaactgtaACTCATAGTTGTCTTTTTTTACCTCGCGGGGTCAAAATGGGCAAAATTTGGAGGTCAGCTGACCACATCTTAccacctgataatgttgtcagttttagtctcattatcaatttggacagattaactctgtgctactgcattttggtacgtgtagctcttggggtaagacatttttaccccaagggccaaaatcagactaaatttggagggcagctgacccccttttaccaccgagaaatagtgtcagttattagtagattcatatctactgcattttatcattatactgagtgaatatgattcgtgtagcttttgggataaaatccaacacttttagggtctttttaagggcagctgaccccttcatcccccttaaatattctgtgagttatatcgccatattattaagaataaatacatagttttatatacaaagtttgaagtgtatAGTTTGAAAAGTAAAATCAACCTCAAAAAGGGGTATTTCGGCACCCCTGAAATCAACACCACCCAGTTGAAGCAGCTGACAAACCTTTTCAATTGTCGATGATAAACTTACCAAGTTAGAGCATTATATCTTCTGGGCTCGTTGGGTAAAATCACCCGTAGCTAGCTCtcggactatatatatatatatatatatatatatatatatatatatatatatatatatatatatatatatatatatatatatatatatatatatatatatatatatatatatatatatatatatatatatatatatatatatatatatatatatatatatatatatatatatatatatatatatatatatatatatatatatatatatattaaacaaaggaggcagctcaagggcacacaaaaaggaagcaataaaaaaaagcccgctactcgctgctcctaaaaaagaatcaaaagaggtggccgaaagataggtcaatttcagggggagaggtgtcctgataccctcctcttgaaagagttcaagtcgtaggcagaaggaaatacagatgaaggaagattgttccagagtttactcgcttgtgggatgaaagagtgaagatgctagttaactcctccatgagggatttggacagtattggaatGAGCTTCAGTCATGTGGTGTGGGGCCGCGGGGGGGCAACAcagcggtggaatttaagaggtagaagatttgatgagaggaagagcctcTTGACTCTACTCTGCACAAAAGAGGTGTAGTCTATGTGTAGcccccgacacgtgagatgcatactccatacgaggacggacaaggcccctgtatatggataggaactgtgcgggggaaaaaaaatggcgggtggagaggtgtcttgatacactcttcttgaaagaggtcaagtcataggcaggaggaaatacagacgaaggaagaatgttccagagtttacctctgaaggggatgaaagaatggagatgctggttaactcttgcataaggggtttggacagtatagggatgagcttgagtagaaagtcgtgtgcagcggggccgcgggagggggtgaggcatgcagttagcaagttcagaagagcagtcagcatgaaaatatcgatagaagatagaaagagatgcaacatggcagcgaaagttaagaggtaaaaggctgtcagtaagaggaggaaagttgatgagacgaggaaccatatactccactctgtccaaaagagctgtgtgagtggattcccccccccccccctgcccccccccccccacacacacgtgagatccatactccatacgagggcggaagaGTCTCCAATATtggaagcatctgtgcgggggagaagaactagcggagacgatacagaacgcccaacctcgaggaagctgatttagtaattgaggggatgtaaagtttccagttgagattttgagctaaggataggccgaggatatttagtgttgaagaaggtgacagctgagtgttgtcgaagaatagggaataggtgtttggaagattgtgtcgagttgataggtggagaaattgggtttttcagGCATTacaggacacaaggttccttttaccccaatcggaaatgatagcaaggtctagggttaagcgttctgccgcctccaggcTGGAGTCATTCTATACTTTGTTTCATGTTATCTGTCCACTCACAGCGTCAATCTCCATgggtgtggcacctgcgcattgtagcTCAAGATTGGGTGAGAATAATCATGTCCGATATCGTTGGCCACGTGCGATTAATGGTCAAACTTTCGTCAgtaatatatatgaatgtttttaTGTACAAAGAAACCATGACACGTCCTTATGTACATCCCAAACACGCCGATCTGCATGGATAACACACCATAcaggcacacgaaagacaagcttgtgtcaGACAGCGAAGGCAGATCATACGCGAGCTAACAACAGGCTTAAAATAATAACCTTTATTTCATTcaagatacagaaaatacacCAGGTTCTTTAAGTGTAAGAAAAATGTTCTTTAATAATTCCTTGCATGTAAATCACGTGGCTAATACTTGACGCAGCAAGAAACATTACTGATGTGAGGCTTGGCTATTTCCATCGTGTGCTGTACGGCATAGTAGCGAGGCAcatcggcatgtttgggatttatatgccaaggtgtgatgttttttgtatacgtaaacattcaaacatatccttgcaaataaggaatgaatatttATCGCCacagtttcttttccctccatcacgaGGCAGCAATGCGCGTGTGCCACGCCCACACTCGCGAGTGGACGGATGGACCGAACCCGACTACAGCAGAAGTGGCAGCAGTGCCACTGGCACTGACATTGTCACTGTTATCCCCGCCACTATTGATGCTGTTACTGCCGCTGATAAAAGGCTCATTACCTTTGGGACTGTTAATGaccaatattactattattagatcattattattattataaacattattattactattattattattattattattattattattattattattattattattattattattattattattattattattattattattattattataattattattattattattattattattattattattattattattattattattattattataattattattattattattattattattattattattattattattattattattattattattattattattattattattattattattattattattattattattattattattattattattattattattattattataattattattataattattattataattattattattattattattattattattattattattattattattattattattattattattattattattattattattattattattattattattattattattattattattattattattattattattattgttattattattattattattattattttttttattattattattatttttaatattatttttattatttttttattgtttttattatttttattattttattatcattatccttattattattattattattattattattattattattatttttatttttatttttatttttatttttattattacaattattaccaTTAATATTCCCCTAACTATTACTATAGTTTTTTTTAAAGTATGAAGCTTCTCGTCAGGGAAGTTGTCGTGTTTGTCGTCAGTAATTATTGATATTTTTAATATGTTTTGGACGGTGAATATTAACtgtggtgtgtgtttgtctccccgacacacacacacacacacacacacacacacacacagacacacacacaggagctcgTCACCGTCGTAGAGGCAGGAGACGAGGTCAGGGTCAGGGACGTCCTTGCCAGGGGAGGAGACCCCAAGGTGACCATCCCCATGAAAAGTGGTGTGTCGTATTGCCTTGTGAGCTATGCTTCCCGCAATGGCCACCCCCACCTCCTGCCCTGCCTGCTGGGGGCGGGGCTCAGGGTGGAGGGCAGCGGCACCGACGACAAAACACCACTGATGGTGGCTGCCTTGAATAACCACAAGACGACGGTAGAGAAGCTCCTCAGTCTTGGTGCCGACCCGCTGGCTGTTGACAAAGGAGGTGAGTGGgtgtggtgctagtggtggtttttaaggtggtggtggtgatggtagtggtggtggtggtggtggtattgtggtTATGGCTTGGCTTGGATGTTTGGATagttagaagagagaaagaaggagggataggGGAGGATAAAGCTGGAGGAAATtgtaaggaagagataaaaggaggcgggctgtccgccttgctttttatgttttatatctatctaggtgtgttggtgtgtgctcTGCTCCTGCTTGGATTtgggtatatacattttttctctggtgttatgttgtgtatttttttcaggtGCTCCTCTGCATGGGATATATTTTGGGTGGGTTTCCTTTACCATGAATGTTTTTTTGGGTCTCTCATAATTGCCTTTGAGGTTCGTAAAATGATGATCCTGAAGTGCTCTCGTTTTGGTGAAGATTTTGTCGGCTTGTGTGTGAAAAGTGTAGTTTATTGGTTCTATTCCTGCTTCTTCATGTAGTGTATCTGCGTTCTTTGTGTATGGGTGTCTTTCGTTGAATGCAAATCGGAGGGTTTGGCTTTGTATCCGTCGTAGTTTCATTTTGTTTATGTCGCTTATTGTTACTAATGGGATGATGGGGTATTGAATTAGTGGTAATATAAATGCTTTTATAAGGCGCAGCTTGATGTGAGTTAGTGTGTtattaaatctttgtaaatccgtTATGGCTTCTATTCCTCTGATTCAGTTTTCTGCTACGTGTTTCCCTATGCCTGTACGCGTCATGGTTAGTCCCAGAACGTTTCCTCTTTCTGAGTAGTTTATAGCAGTTCCTTCTATTGTTATTTCATGCTTCTTTGATACTGCTAGTGTTATTATTTTAAGCTTATCTttgttctcctttattttccactttttcacGTAGTTGTTTATCTTTTATCTCATTCCGTGTCCTGTTATCCATTAATGCTCGTGATTTGCCTGCATGGCAAGTTATCTGTGTtatgtcgtctgcgtactgtatgTTAACACTACAAGCACCGAGTGGGGGCAGATGTGGCCCCCCCTGAGCCACTTCTATCAAAacgttacactttttttttttattatcatttgtaaaagaaaaacagtcctacagaaaaacgcagaaaatacccaAAATTAGCATGTtatatcaataaaaagaatgaGAATCTTCGATAATTTGCTACTcacgaatatttcgagaaactgacgccaatcattttgaaacacagtcgataCATTATGGAACAAGTGGAAACGGCTGCCGACTGCCAGATGTACAATAACCTGTACGATACcacgatactattactgttacactatatatacctgtcttgtatgctgcatgttttgcatttattgtttataaagctttggctgatacactaaacagaccaacaaacaaactggctgtgtTTTCTATAATGAAAGAAACACCGAAACTCGCCGTTGTAGCGTGCGTTCGTATGTGAGTGTGTATGCATGCGTTCTATCGTGTCAACGGCGGCGGCCGGCGACAAAAGCTCGTATCCTCGTCTTGAATGAAGTttggtacatacaatacttattttggccttaccatgaggtaataactgtgtctcgtacagtaTTACATTTGTTTACACTAAACAGGCCAACAAACAAACTACAATGAACTATTCGTCGTTgtagcgtgcgttcgtgtgtgagTGTAGGCGTTCCAGCGTGTATCGGCGGCAGCAGCCggcgtcacttccttccttttctccttccttcctccctacccccttcctatccctccctacccccttcctatccctccctaccccctcttctggagcccaggaaacagggaaacaagcgCAAGGGAGAGAAACgtacaggggaaggagggagggaggtaaaacgtatggattattttgtgaattcagaacgaaaaggaaagtgaaatagtaataatgaaaaaaatactcgCATGAGATGCAGGGAGATGGGGTggcagcagtctctctctctctctctctctctctctctctctctctctctctctctctctctctctctctctctctctctctctctctctctctctctctctctctctctctctctctctctctctctcctgcagcaggaagtaataataaggaaataataaaaaaagatgtaaCATTTCAAGGGACAAATTTCAGGCTGACTTTTATCCGTGTGAGcgaaaataatgacaaagcaaaatatagacaacttattaactttttcctcttccttttaaacaTTCCACCATCgttatccccaccaccaccaccaccaccaccactatcaccaccataatcaccatcaacaccaccactaccactaacaccaccacctccaccaccacaaccaccaccaccaacaccaccaccaccaccagcacaaccaccaccaccatcaccaccaccacacccactatcaccaccataatcaccatcatcaccatcaccaccaccacaaccaccaccatcaccaccaccaccacacccaccatcatcaccatcatcaccatcaccaccatcaccaccatcatcaccatcatcaccacaaccaccatcaccaccaccaccaccacacccactatgacaaccatcatcaccatcatcaccatcatcaccacaaccaccatcaccaccaccaccaccaccacacccactatcaccaccatcatcaccatcatcaccatcaccaccgtcaccaccatcatcaccatcatcaccacaaccaccatcatcaccaccaccaccaccacacccactatcaccaccatcatcaccatcaccaccatcacaaacaccaccaccaccacaccaccaccaccaccaccatcatcaccttcaccaccagcaccaacatcaccacaaccaccaccaccaccaccaccacacccacaatcaccaccatcatcaccatcatcaccatcatcaacatcaccaacaccaccaacaccaccacaacaaccaccatcatcaccttcaccaccaacaaaaacatcaccaccaccaccaccatcatcatcaccatcaccaccaccaccatcaccaccgctatcaccgccatcatcaccatcatcaccatcaccactatcaccaacaccaacactaccaccaccatcatcaccatcaccaacacaaccaccatcatcaccactaccaccaccatcatcaccaccaccactaacatcatcagtcatcaccaccatcacgaccaccatcaccgccatcatcaccaccacccctaatgacaacaacaacaacaacaacaagcaaaaagaggaagaggaagtagtagaaatagaagagggggacgaagaagagaagaagaagaagaggaaaagaagaagaagaggaggaagaagaagaagaggaagaagaagaagaagaagaagaagaagaagaagaagaagaaaaagaagaagaagaagaagaagaaaaagaaaaagagaaagaagacgaagaagaagacgaagaagaagaaaaaaaaagaaaaaaaaagaaaaaggaaagaaaaggagaaaaaagaagaggaagaagaagaagaaaagggagaaaaagaggaagaagaagaggaagatgaagagtggaagaagaagaagaggaagaagaagaagaagaagaggagaaggaagaagaagaagaggaaaattaggaataagaaaaagaagaagaagaagaagaagaagaagaagaagaagaagaaggagaagaagagaagaagaagaataggaggaagaagaagaagaattggaggaaaaaaaagaagagggggattcAGATTCAGATTGTTTATTAtccagtaaaggaagaagaagaagaggaagaagaagaagaagatgagaaagaacaagaagaaaaggaaaaagaagaagaggaagaagaagaagaggaagaggaagaggaagaagaagaagaagaagaagaagaagaagaagaagaagaagaagaagaagaagaagaagaagaagaagaagaagaagaagaagaagaagaagaagaagaagaaaaaggagaagaggaagaagaaaacgagtaaaaagaagaagaagaagaagaagaagaagaagaagaagaagaagaggagaaagaaaaagaagaagaggaggaggaggaagaagaagaagaagaagaagaagaagaagaagaagaagaagaagaagaagaggaagatgaagaggcagaggaagaagaagaagaagaaaaagaagaaaaagaggaagaggaagaagaagaggaaaaagaaaaagaaaaagcaaaagaaagagaaaaagaagaacgagaagaggaagaagaaaaggagtaaaaagaaaaagaagtaaaagaagaagaagaagaagaagaagaagaagaagaagaagaagaagaagaagaagaagaagaagaagaagaagaagaagaagaagaagaagaagaagaagaagaagaagaaggagaagaggaagaagaaaaggagtaagaagaagaagaagaagaagaagaagaagaagaagaagaagaagaagaagaagaagaagaagaagaagaagaagaagaagaagaagaagaagaagaagaagaagaagaagaaaagaaagaagaggaggagggagaagaagaagaagaagaagaggaagaagaagaggccgaggaagaagaagaataggaagaagaaaaggaaggagaggaggaagaggaagaagaagaagaggaagaaaaaaaaaagaggaagaagagaaagaggaggaagaagatgaataaaattaACAGCGAGGTACATTGATCATGCGTGTGTACGATATTTGTTTTGCGAGTGGAGATGTcatcattcttcctccaagcctgtgacaagcgacagagggagggagggaaggagggaggaagggaggtagggagggagggagggaaagagagagttactttcgttttttttttttttgtataccctttattatatttttcccacTAACTAAGTTTCTCCCGGAGTATCATTTTTGAGGTATTTTACTGggctttgtatttctgtttctgaGATAAGCGTGTCTGTGTGCTGTGTGCCTTGGGGTCTGCCTATATTTGATATGTTATGTGTGCTGCGTGTTGCTTCATTTATTTGTAGGTATTCTTCGACTTCTCTTTGTTGTTCTGTGTCATATTGAGCGTTTTCCTCGGGAGtaattttaaatatgttttcccAGATTTCCCGAaaagtttcttctttctcttcgtcttctgttaGTTTACGGTTGTTTTTGATGAGATgttgttttactggtgttttctTTGCTTCAAGTTTATTGACCTGGTTCCAAAATTTTTGAGGATCGTGATAactttttgttagttttgttagtGACTGGGTGAAGTTTTTGTCTCTGATATTTTTGctttctgtatttctgttgttAGTGTTTTGTATCGATTATATTGTACTATATTCCAACCTTGTACTTCTTCTTGTAGATGCAATTGTTGGAACTGGTGTTGGAGGTGTCTTAAACTTGGACTTGATATTTGTTTTTGCGAtatgatttttcttttcattagtaTATTGTTGGccattcctttttctattac
The DNA window shown above is from Eriocheir sinensis breed Jianghai 21 unplaced genomic scaffold, ASM2467909v1 Scaffold581, whole genome shotgun sequence and carries:
- the LOC126993197 gene encoding uncharacterized protein LOC126993197; this translates as MTMDEGDVISGGDDLSGDLSTDKIASNSQDHPAIQSLSSGQESNELSDNQNTKSAPESGWTLGYGSYQILWTEGDLYPKTIDVLQNDKDGSDDEDINDCTDDLAMESDTDADDTTDDETENSE